One stretch of Bacteroidota bacterium DNA includes these proteins:
- the rplX gene encoding 50S ribosomal protein L24, whose protein sequence is MKIKKGDTVKVISGDDKGKQGRVLSVDTATFRAIVEGINMATKHTKPTAKNTKGGIVHQEASVHLSNLMLVDGKGNVTRVGRKIDEATGKLVRFSKKSDEIIK, encoded by the coding sequence TTGAAAATAAAAAAAGGCGATACCGTGAAAGTAATTTCCGGAGATGACAAAGGCAAGCAAGGCAGAGTGCTCTCGGTTGACACTGCTACTTTCCGCGCAATTGTGGAAGGAATCAACATGGCAACCAAGCATACAAAACCTACTGCTAAAAACACAAAAGGCGGAATCGTTCACCAGGAAGCAAGCGTTCATCTTTCCAACCTCATGCTCGTAGATGGAAAAGGAAACGTAACGCGCGTGGGAAGAAAAATTGATGAGGCAACCGGAAAACTTGTTCGCTTCTCAAAAAAATCTGACGAAATAATTAAGTAA